From Nonlabens sp. Ci31, the proteins below share one genomic window:
- a CDS encoding LamG-like jellyroll fold domain-containing protein: MKKTTLSHHWKMIMFTFVALYSFSSIAQTSQVNLDISWPSYSGENYILIYNPSGTEIARYCNPAQCYTGSAVAYYATIDLGCLPDGNNYRARLYDSPNDGWDSGGTATITSGGNVVLSTGLNSGQSGDYFNFNVYGGGCGAAAPEVAVLGNGVIISDNDTTPSSADATNLGTADGTTSIAVTYTIENTGTANLDLTGTPINITGTNAGDFSITDQPAATIAPGSSDTFTVEFSRATTGTSNAVISFTSNDADETNYNFDITAVSAGSISTLYFENFDGGASGWSPSTTGGFQFSLGTVTNEKGEGDYWYTNNWNNYPANASATVTSPIISTLGYTDLKFYIDFRTNTNDNKDGMRVQYSDDGGSTWITLGSDTSGVNWYNSTDVDGFANNADAWTGDNSNLTASLSRFEEATHVLPNSTENNANLRLRIAFASNGSTPTDDGALFDNIIITGRKIIPDNAPDGPADVNDNLTLWLRSQDIPSTDGTLLPLWEDQALDNDAFEIPANAPVYANNTTNNINFNATVAFDRSQQQHLRGKGGYNSNDYWIVVRSTIDMTGQLAGETMLLAAKCAPVNPAKDPSGLGWGPVSVRFDDEVISHSVGTVSETNPADGSYGRSFSNATRTFDDVHILNVKNNPANNQTEIYLNGRKIDNQTGMTQISRETLNFYGFTNKPFYIGAGRYQLNGLPFETHLNGEITEVFSYRDRKSNLVQQRIYSYLAIKNGVSLHNPTSTLDDHRADWDYLDSDDNTVWNYSANTNFNFDVAAIGRDDKSELVQKQSKSENSTSIVAVGLDRVEDLGTQNAQSFDNDKDFLFWGHNGQDLNASSTIINHDVGISNAVLTNITRMNRVWKMEEQTPTDIATTELRVATTDFAGLPALTVNRKYVLMIADDENFTTGLETRFFVNDGIYERASYNFDGIKYFTLAVSDVMFDDRSVAFDGVDDHIIVDNPQGLGSTFSASAWILSEGANSANTERTIVAKRANGNGYQLSLRNDNRITLRWNGSSLEEMVSNTALSDGVWRHIGFSYDGSTAKIYIDGVLDIEATLSAPLPDGNLLGIGARIDEDEMAYDLFHGEIDEIRMWDMALTENQIRFIMNQELMENANLVSGKTIPSTITKNELAGLNWTTLSAYYSMNSFIGTSLNDESVNEGYGRMANENYFELRTQTAPLPYKSLGTGDWENSSSWENGSVLYTPGSTRVINGVVENIDWNIVKTNNEVTIANSDITLLGLFVESNEMNVDNDHGLTITHVLDLQGSIDLKGESQLIQTTDSDLLSTTTGFIERDQQGTGITYDYNYWSSPVSITNNNNDNNGFSLADALKDGTLVNNPRDLNWTPTSVRNGTAGDAATAATISGRWLYKYGNLTSGTYANWQYTGPTGVMNAGEGFTMKGTGATGEQNYVFVGKPNNGAIDLPINAGNDYLIGNPYPSALDAHEFITDNPNLDGTLYFWEHWGGNTHILASYQGGYAMYNFSGGVANATLGTSSPDVNQGGIATKRPERFVPVAQGFFVTGITNGTIRFRNDQRQFVTESSGNSLFVSAPGTDAGSNAYADYNSFNDPRPKIRLGFDSPSTIHRQLLLTIDPNASRNYDHAFDGVQIDEQMEDMAFILGNKNLTIQGIDAMNSNIELPLMVKLQAEGNMTIKLDEIKNIEPTQQIFLKDAVLGTYTDLMSGHYTSPRLVAGTNSTRYSIVFNDPSTLSNEDVTLVESDLVVYTPNGMHTLNIKKGQNITMESIGLTNMLGQQVQTWDVRDQGGIISVSTQNIASGNYIMVMDTNYGMQSRKVIIK, translated from the coding sequence ATGAAAAAAACTACTCTTTCCCACCATTGGAAAATGATAATGTTCACATTTGTTGCATTATATTCCTTTTCGAGCATCGCACAAACTAGTCAAGTTAATTTAGATATAAGTTGGCCGTCTTATTCTGGTGAAAACTATATTTTAATCTATAACCCCTCTGGAACTGAGATAGCTCGATATTGTAATCCTGCTCAGTGTTATACTGGATCTGCGGTTGCCTATTACGCTACTATTGATTTAGGTTGTTTACCAGACGGTAACAACTATAGAGCTAGATTATATGATAGCCCAAACGATGGCTGGGATAGCGGTGGTACCGCTACTATAACTTCAGGAGGAAACGTAGTCCTTAGTACTGGTTTAAACAGTGGTCAAAGTGGCGACTATTTTAACTTTAATGTATATGGCGGTGGCTGTGGTGCTGCTGCGCCAGAAGTGGCTGTTTTAGGAAATGGAGTTATTATTTCTGATAACGACACCACTCCTAGTAGTGCTGATGCTACTAATCTTGGTACAGCCGACGGAACTACAAGTATTGCAGTCACCTACACTATAGAGAATACGGGAACTGCAAATTTAGATCTTACAGGTACTCCTATTAATATAACTGGAACAAACGCTGGAGACTTTAGCATTACCGATCAACCTGCCGCAACTATTGCTCCTGGAAGTTCAGATACCTTTACCGTAGAATTTTCACGTGCTACTACTGGGACCAGTAATGCTGTGATTAGTTTTACTTCAAATGATGCAGATGAGACGAACTATAATTTTGATATTACGGCGGTTTCGGCTGGATCAATATCTACCTTATACTTTGAAAATTTTGATGGTGGCGCTTCTGGATGGAGTCCTTCCACAACAGGCGGTTTTCAATTTAGTTTGGGAACTGTAACTAACGAAAAAGGAGAAGGAGACTATTGGTATACTAATAACTGGAACAATTATCCAGCCAATGCATCTGCAACGGTGACCAGTCCTATCATTTCTACCTTAGGATATACCGACCTTAAGTTTTATATAGATTTTAGAACCAATACCAATGATAATAAAGATGGTATGAGAGTTCAATACAGTGATGACGGCGGTAGTACTTGGATCACCTTAGGTTCTGATACTTCTGGTGTAAATTGGTATAATTCTACAGACGTAGATGGATTTGCTAACAATGCCGATGCATGGACCGGAGACAACTCCAATTTAACTGCATCCCTAAGTAGGTTTGAAGAAGCTACACATGTCTTACCTAACTCTACTGAAAACAATGCCAACCTAAGATTGCGAATTGCTTTTGCCAGCAATGGGTCAACTCCTACAGATGATGGTGCTTTATTTGACAACATTATTATCACTGGTAGAAAAATAATCCCTGATAATGCTCCTGATGGACCAGCTGATGTAAATGATAATTTGACACTTTGGTTGAGATCTCAAGATATTCCATCCACTGATGGAACATTATTGCCATTGTGGGAAGATCAAGCACTAGATAACGATGCTTTTGAAATACCTGCAAATGCTCCTGTATATGCTAATAATACGACTAACAATATCAACTTTAACGCAACTGTTGCTTTTGATAGATCTCAACAACAACACTTAAGAGGTAAAGGAGGTTATAACTCTAACGATTACTGGATTGTTGTACGTAGTACGATAGATATGACGGGACAACTAGCAGGTGAAACCATGCTTCTAGCTGCAAAATGCGCTCCTGTCAACCCAGCAAAAGACCCTTCTGGATTAGGTTGGGGCCCCGTATCAGTAAGATTTGATGACGAAGTTATTTCGCATAGTGTTGGTACTGTTTCTGAAACAAACCCAGCAGATGGTAGTTATGGAAGATCATTCTCTAACGCTACTAGAACATTTGATGATGTACACATCCTCAATGTGAAAAATAACCCAGCAAACAATCAAACAGAAATCTATTTAAACGGACGTAAAATTGATAACCAAACGGGTATGACCCAAATCTCTAGAGAAACCTTAAACTTTTATGGCTTTACCAACAAACCTTTTTATATAGGTGCCGGACGTTACCAATTGAACGGGTTACCATTTGAAACTCACTTGAACGGAGAAATAACCGAAGTTTTTAGTTATAGAGATAGAAAATCTAATTTAGTACAACAAAGAATATATTCTTATCTGGCTATCAAAAACGGAGTGTCATTACACAATCCTACAAGTACTTTAGATGATCATAGGGCTGATTGGGATTACCTTGATTCTGACGACAATACAGTGTGGAACTATTCCGCTAACACAAACTTCAACTTTGACGTTGCAGCAATAGGACGTGATGATAAATCAGAATTAGTTCAAAAACAATCTAAAAGTGAAAACTCAACGAGTATAGTAGCTGTAGGTTTAGATCGCGTGGAAGACTTAGGAACGCAAAACGCGCAGAGCTTTGATAATGATAAAGACTTTTTATTCTGGGGTCATAATGGACAAGACCTCAATGCCAGCAGCACAATTATAAATCACGATGTTGGTATTTCAAATGCCGTATTGACAAACATCACAAGAATGAACCGTGTATGGAAGATGGAAGAGCAAACCCCTACTGACATAGCAACTACCGAGCTTAGAGTAGCTACCACTGATTTTGCTGGTCTACCAGCCTTAACAGTAAATAGAAAATATGTTCTTATGATAGCAGATGATGAGAACTTTACTACCGGACTGGAAACAAGATTCTTCGTTAACGATGGAATATATGAAAGAGCTTCTTACAACTTTGATGGAATTAAGTATTTCACTCTTGCTGTCTCTGATGTGATGTTTGATGATAGAAGTGTCGCTTTTGACGGTGTAGATGATCACATCATCGTAGATAATCCTCAAGGCTTGGGAAGTACTTTTTCTGCAAGTGCGTGGATTTTAAGTGAAGGTGCAAACAGTGCCAATACAGAAAGAACCATCGTTGCAAAAAGAGCAAATGGTAATGGATACCAGCTGTCTCTTAGAAATGACAATCGGATAACACTAAGATGGAATGGTAGCTCTTTAGAAGAAATGGTTTCTAATACAGCTTTAAGTGATGGCGTATGGAGACATATAGGTTTCTCTTATGACGGCAGTACTGCAAAAATCTATATTGATGGTGTTCTGGACATTGAAGCTACGCTCTCTGCTCCTCTTCCTGATGGAAACTTATTAGGAATAGGTGCTAGAATAGACGAAGATGAAATGGCTTACGACCTTTTCCATGGAGAAATTGATGAAATCAGAATGTGGGATATGGCTTTAACTGAAAATCAAATCAGATTCATCATGAACCAAGAGCTGATGGAAAACGCCAACCTTGTCTCTGGTAAAACCATTCCAAGTACGATTACTAAAAATGAACTAGCTGGATTGAACTGGACGACCTTATCTGCTTATTACAGTATGAACAGTTTTATTGGAACTTCTTTAAATGACGAATCTGTTAATGAAGGCTATGGTAGAATGGCAAATGAGAACTACTTTGAATTAAGAACTCAAACCGCTCCGTTACCATATAAATCCTTAGGTACCGGCGACTGGGAAAATTCTTCTAGTTGGGAAAATGGTTCTGTGCTATACACGCCAGGAAGTACTCGTGTCATTAATGGAGTTGTTGAAAATATAGACTGGAACATCGTAAAAACTAACAATGAAGTTACTATTGCAAATTCAGATATAACCTTACTAGGCTTATTTGTAGAAAGTAACGAAATGAATGTAGATAACGATCACGGACTTACCATTACTCATGTTCTGGATCTTCAAGGTTCCATTGATCTTAAGGGAGAATCTCAATTAATTCAAACTACAGACAGTGATTTGTTAAGTACCACAACTGGATTTATAGAAAGAGATCAACAAGGAACAGGTATCACATATGACTATAATTATTGGTCTTCTCCGGTAAGTATTACTAATAATAACAATGATAATAACGGTTTTTCCCTAGCTGACGCTCTCAAAGATGGAACTCTAGTAAATAATCCTAGAGATTTAAACTGGACGCCTACAAGTGTGAGAAATGGTACAGCAGGAGATGCTGCTACCGCGGCTACTATATCTGGAAGATGGTTGTACAAATATGGAAACTTAACTAGTGGCACATATGCTAACTGGCAGTATACAGGTCCCACAGGAGTTATGAATGCTGGTGAAGGATTTACAATGAAAGGAACTGGTGCAACTGGAGAACAAAACTATGTTTTTGTAGGGAAACCTAACAATGGAGCTATTGATCTCCCTATCAATGCAGGAAACGATTACTTAATTGGTAATCCATACCCAAGCGCTTTAGATGCTCATGAATTTATTACAGATAACCCTAACCTAGACGGTACCTTATATTTTTGGGAACATTGGGGTGGTAATACTCATATCCTTGCTAGCTATCAAGGTGGCTATGCGATGTACAACTTCTCTGGTGGTGTGGCTAATGCAACTTTAGGAACTTCTAGTCCAGACGTTAACCAAGGAGGAATTGCTACCAAACGTCCAGAACGTTTTGTGCCGGTTGCACAAGGATTCTTTGTTACTGGAATTACAAATGGTACGATCAGATTTAGAAACGATCAACGACAGTTTGTAACAGAATCTTCTGGAAACAGCCTTTTTGTGTCTGCTCCAGGAACTGATGCTGGAAGCAATGCGTATGCAGACTATAACAGCTTTAATGATCCAAGACCTAAAATCAGATTGGGATTTGATAGTCCTAGTACCATACACAGACAACTATTATTGACTATTGACCCCAATGCAAGTAGGAACTATGACCATGCTTTTGACGGTGTTCAAATCGACGAACAAATGGAAGATATGGCATTCATTTTAGGAAATAAAAATCTAACCATTCAAGGAATAGATGCTATGAACTCAAACATTGAATTGCCGTTAATGGTAAAATTACAAGCAGAAGGTAACATGACCATCAAATTAGATGAGATTAAAAATATAGAACCAACGCAGCAAATCTTCCTTAAAGATGCTGTCTTAGGAACTTATACAGATTTGATGAGTGGTCACTACACAAGCCCTAGATTAGTTGCTGGAACCAACTCAACACGTTATTCTATTGTGTTCAATGACCCTTCTACTTTGAGTAATGAAGATGTGACACTAGTAGAAAGCGATTTAGTGGTCTACACTCCTAACGGTATGCATACTTTAAACATAAAGAAAGGACAGAACATCACTATGGAATCCATCGGGCTTACTAACATGTTAGGACAGCAGGTTCAAACTTGGGATGTTAGAGATCAAGGCGGAATCATCTCGGTGAGTACTCAAAATATAGCCAGCGGTAACTACATTATGGTTATGGACACTAATTACGGTATGCAGTCCCGAAAAGTGATTATTAAGTAA
- a CDS encoding aminotransferase class IV: protein MVIINREFLEEQNAVIPYDNRGTFYGDGVFETLRCYKGKALLFEEHYFRLMSSMRILRMDIPQFFTPEFLEDSIHQLLNKEGLDKNHARIRISVWRKSGGLYTPNDLSVNYSISCSSLEGAFENVSKKEVDLFKDHFVYASLLSTLKTTNKAVNILAGIYASENDYDDLLLLNQDKMVVEAISGNVFLRKGDEIKTPPIDDGCLNGVMRTHIIKQFKKMLNYNFVEETITPFELQRADEIFVTNMIRGVQSVTKYRKKSYSDETANELIELLNDTFFD from the coding sequence ATGGTGATAATTAATAGAGAATTTTTAGAAGAACAGAATGCTGTTATCCCTTACGATAACAGGGGAACCTTTTATGGTGATGGAGTTTTTGAAACTTTGAGGTGTTATAAAGGTAAAGCATTACTCTTTGAAGAACATTATTTTAGGTTGATGTCAAGTATGCGTATATTACGCATGGATATCCCTCAATTTTTCACTCCAGAATTCCTTGAGGATAGCATTCATCAGTTACTTAACAAGGAAGGTTTAGATAAAAATCATGCCAGGATAAGGATTAGTGTTTGGAGAAAATCAGGAGGTTTATATACGCCAAATGATTTATCAGTGAACTACTCGATTTCTTGTTCTAGTCTGGAGGGTGCTTTTGAAAATGTGTCCAAGAAAGAAGTTGATCTGTTCAAAGATCATTTTGTTTATGCTTCTTTATTAAGCACTTTAAAGACCACTAATAAAGCGGTAAACATTCTTGCAGGTATTTATGCTAGCGAAAATGATTATGATGATTTATTATTGCTCAATCAAGATAAGATGGTTGTCGAGGCTATTTCAGGAAACGTGTTTTTACGTAAAGGCGATGAGATCAAAACGCCACCTATTGATGACGGCTGTTTGAATGGTGTTATGAGAACTCATATTATCAAGCAATTTAAAAAGATGCTCAACTATAATTTTGTAGAGGAAACCATCACACCTTTTGAATTGCAAAGAGCAGATGAAATCTTTGTTACTAATATGATAAGAGGTGTTCAAAGTGTTACTAAATACCGTAAAAAGAGTTACTCTGATGAGACTGCAAATGAGTTGATAGAATTGCTTAATGACACCTTTTTTGATTAG
- the fmt gene encoding methionyl-tRNA formyltransferase — MNKSLKIVFFGTPEFATGVLDTLQKSHHEIAAVVTAPDKPAGRGRKINESDVKKYAVAHDLPVLQPKNLKADEFLKELASFKADVQVIVAFRMLPEAVWKMPPLGTFNLHASLLPQYRGAAPINWAIINQERATGVTTFFIDDKIDTGAIISNKETPIDPLEDVGTLYTRLMSIGAQLSLETVNSIAAGTVTTSLQKDNTDLKEAPKLNSENTFIDFTKNAVTVDALIRGLYPYPVAKAFLYNKEQMVVKIHKSKVVEKHHKMKPGSFVIENGEMIVACGKNMIQIEELQLPNKKRMKIKDLLNGYTFVPDARFDEA, encoded by the coding sequence ATGAATAAGTCCTTAAAGATAGTATTCTTCGGTACACCAGAATTTGCCACTGGCGTATTGGATACATTGCAAAAATCACATCATGAAATAGCGGCTGTGGTAACAGCTCCAGACAAACCTGCGGGAAGAGGAAGGAAAATTAATGAGAGTGATGTAAAAAAATATGCTGTAGCACATGATCTTCCCGTTTTGCAACCTAAAAACTTAAAAGCAGACGAATTCTTAAAGGAGCTAGCTTCATTTAAAGCAGATGTGCAGGTTATCGTAGCCTTTAGAATGCTACCAGAAGCCGTATGGAAGATGCCTCCTTTAGGTACATTTAATCTCCACGCAAGCCTATTGCCACAATACAGGGGGGCAGCCCCTATCAATTGGGCAATTATAAATCAAGAAAGAGCAACTGGTGTAACAACATTCTTTATAGATGATAAAATTGACACTGGCGCTATTATCTCCAACAAAGAGACTCCTATTGATCCATTAGAAGACGTAGGAACACTTTATACAAGACTAATGTCTATTGGAGCACAACTGAGTTTGGAAACCGTTAATAGTATCGCTGCGGGCACAGTTACTACCTCCCTACAAAAAGATAATACGGATCTAAAAGAAGCTCCCAAACTCAATAGTGAAAACACATTCATCGATTTTACAAAAAATGCGGTGACAGTTGACGCACTAATAAGAGGATTGTATCCTTATCCAGTAGCAAAAGCTTTTTTATATAATAAAGAGCAAATGGTTGTGAAAATTCACAAAAGTAAAGTCGTTGAAAAACATCACAAAATGAAACCCGGAAGTTTTGTTATAGAAAACGGGGAGATGATTGTTGCCTGTGGTAAAAACATGATACAAATCGAAGAACTCCAATTACCTAATAAAAAACGCATGAAAATAAAAGATCTATTGAATGGATATACGTTTGTTCCAGATGCTAGATTTGACGAGGCTTAA
- a CDS encoding START-like domain-containing protein, which yields MQDPIKFDLEFPIQASPTLLYQHIATPSGMSEWFADNVNSRGEYFRFIWDGQEEKAKILKRVSGERARFQWDYDEDTKKYFEIRIQVDEITKDVSLMISDFGDDEDEVEEQKMFWENQIGALKKVLGSR from the coding sequence ATGCAAGACCCAATCAAATTTGACCTTGAATTTCCAATTCAAGCATCACCGACTTTGTTATATCAACATATTGCAACGCCATCTGGAATGTCAGAATGGTTTGCTGACAATGTAAATAGTCGTGGCGAGTATTTCCGATTTATTTGGGATGGACAGGAAGAGAAAGCAAAAATCCTTAAACGCGTCTCTGGAGAAAGAGCCCGTTTTCAATGGGATTATGATGAGGACACTAAAAAATATTTTGAAATTAGAATTCAGGTAGATGAAATTACTAAAGATGTCTCTTTAATGATTTCAGATTTTGGTGATGATGAAGATGAGGTAGAAGAACAAAAAATGTTTTGGGAAAACCAAATAGGAGCACTAAAAAAAGTCCTAGGTTCTAGATAA
- the hisS gene encoding histidine--tRNA ligase yields MAQKPSIPKGTRDFSPLEVQRRQYIMNKIQRHFELYGFMPIETPSFENSDTLMGKYGEEGDRLIFKILNSGEYLKKADPELLETGKENQLTAQISDKALRYDLTVPFARYVVQNQNDITFPFKRYQMQNVWRADRPQKGRFREFTQCDADVVGSNSLFQEVELVQLYDTVFTDLKLKACTIKINNRKVLAGIAEVMGAEDKLIDFTVALDKLDKIGKEKVQEEMLSKGINQQAIDILDPVFSLSGSYAEKIASMKELLKNSEIGLKGIEELEFINTSITQMPLKSAVLDLDITLARGLNYYTGCIFEVAAPEGVAMGSVGGGGRYDDLTGIFGLKDVSGVGISFGLDRIYLVLEQLDLFPDSVRAGVEVLFINFGMKEAQYCSLWLSRFRESGIKTELYPDAAKMKKQMSYADRNAIPYVILAGEDEITTGKLNLKNMASGEQSLLTPEEIISKLS; encoded by the coding sequence ATGGCACAGAAACCATCCATTCCTAAAGGTACCAGAGATTTTAGTCCGCTAGAAGTACAGCGCAGGCAGTATATCATGAACAAGATCCAGCGTCATTTTGAGCTGTACGGCTTTATGCCTATTGAAACTCCTAGTTTTGAGAATTCTGATACATTGATGGGTAAATACGGTGAAGAAGGTGACCGATTGATATTTAAAATTTTGAATAGTGGGGAATACCTTAAAAAGGCCGATCCAGAACTTTTGGAAACAGGTAAAGAAAATCAACTGACCGCCCAGATTTCTGATAAGGCATTGCGTTACGATCTTACCGTACCTTTTGCACGTTATGTGGTTCAAAATCAAAACGATATTACCTTTCCTTTTAAGAGGTATCAAATGCAAAATGTATGGCGAGCAGATCGCCCACAGAAAGGACGTTTTAGAGAATTTACCCAATGTGATGCAGACGTAGTAGGAAGCAACTCGCTTTTTCAAGAAGTAGAACTCGTACAATTATACGATACTGTTTTTACAGACTTAAAACTGAAGGCTTGCACTATAAAAATCAATAACCGTAAAGTTCTTGCAGGTATTGCTGAGGTAATGGGAGCAGAGGATAAGCTTATAGATTTTACGGTTGCATTAGATAAGCTGGATAAAATCGGAAAGGAAAAGGTACAGGAAGAAATGCTATCCAAAGGAATCAATCAACAAGCCATTGATATTCTGGATCCTGTTTTCTCCCTTTCTGGATCTTATGCAGAAAAGATTGCGAGCATGAAAGAATTGCTCAAAAATTCTGAAATAGGATTAAAAGGAATTGAAGAGCTCGAATTTATCAATACTTCCATTACCCAAATGCCTTTAAAAAGCGCTGTTCTGGATCTTGATATAACGCTTGCTCGGGGTTTGAATTATTACACAGGATGTATTTTTGAGGTCGCTGCTCCAGAAGGAGTTGCTATGGGAAGTGTAGGTGGTGGTGGCCGTTATGATGATTTAACTGGAATCTTTGGATTAAAAGACGTGAGTGGTGTCGGAATCAGTTTTGGACTGGACCGCATTTACTTAGTTTTGGAACAATTAGACCTTTTCCCAGACTCGGTAAGAGCAGGAGTAGAGGTATTGTTTATTAATTTTGGGATGAAAGAAGCGCAGTATTGTTCTTTGTGGTTGTCTCGCTTTCGCGAAAGCGGAATCAAAACAGAACTCTATCCCGATGCTGCAAAAATGAAGAAGCAAATGAGTTATGCAGATCGCAATGCTATTCCTTACGTGATTCTTGCCGGTGAAGATGAAATTACGACAGGAAAACTGAACCTAAAGAATATGGCCAGTGGCGAGCAATCGTTGCTGACCCCCGAAGAGATTATTTCAAAACTGTCTTAG
- a CDS encoding LacI family DNA-binding transcriptional regulator — MKKEKVTLKQLADLLNYSISTISKALNNSEEINSDTKLKIIEAARELGYKFSQTSLKTNKTIVVIIPDIRNDFFAQVLNGLEVAATENNFKIITGFSNESYDKEVAYLSALNKESIDGFIIAAARETQQVEKYKHFEELIDLGIPLVMFDRVIDELECDKIVNDDYQSGQRAFDFLLESGDRTICMASTISLLSVGKLREKGIRASVEMNEDVSFLVITASDEEEYSRKIEKALKFDGIQSIIALDQIAGVLALNKAHELHIKIPEELQLICYSDGLLSNYSFPKMSVIDQQALEIGKKAFIRMLNLINNTDKIKVTRVHTLKSSLIKRGTTR, encoded by the coding sequence ATGAAAAAAGAGAAAGTAACCCTAAAACAACTGGCAGATTTGTTGAATTATTCGATTTCGACTATTTCAAAAGCCTTAAATAACAGTGAAGAAATTAACAGCGATACAAAGCTTAAGATAATCGAGGCTGCAAGGGAGTTAGGCTATAAGTTTTCACAAACGTCCTTAAAGACAAATAAAACTATAGTTGTGATAATTCCAGACATTAGGAATGACTTTTTTGCACAGGTTTTAAATGGTTTGGAAGTAGCAGCTACAGAAAATAATTTTAAAATCATTACGGGCTTTTCAAATGAATCCTATGATAAAGAAGTTGCCTATTTATCTGCTTTAAATAAAGAATCTATTGATGGTTTTATAATAGCTGCCGCAAGGGAAACCCAACAAGTTGAAAAATATAAGCATTTTGAAGAACTTATAGATTTGGGTATTCCTTTAGTCATGTTTGATCGTGTCATAGACGAATTGGAATGTGATAAGATAGTTAATGATGATTATCAATCTGGTCAAAGAGCTTTTGATTTCTTATTAGAAAGTGGTGATAGAACTATTTGTATGGCCAGTACTATAAGTTTATTAAGTGTCGGCAAATTAAGAGAAAAAGGTATTAGAGCCAGTGTAGAAATGAATGAAGATGTAAGCTTCCTAGTTATTACAGCATCTGACGAAGAGGAATATTCTAGAAAAATAGAAAAGGCTTTAAAATTTGATGGTATTCAGTCTATTATAGCATTAGATCAAATAGCAGGAGTCTTGGCATTAAATAAAGCACACGAATTGCATATCAAAATACCTGAAGAATTACAGCTTATATGTTATTCTGACGGACTTTTATCTAATTATTCCTTTCCAAAAATGTCTGTTATTGATCAACAGGCTCTAGAAATAGGGAAGAAGGCGTTCATCAGGATGTTGAACCTCATTAATAACACAGATAAAATAAAGGTAACACGTGTACATACCTTGAAATCGTCACTAATTAAAAGAGGAACTACTAGATAA
- a CDS encoding HU family DNA-binding protein — MNKTDLIEGMAEHAGISKAAAKKALESFLGNVEGSLKKGDRVSLVGFGSFSVSKRAAREGRNPQTGKTIKIAAKKVVKFKAGSDLQKAVN, encoded by the coding sequence ATGAACAAAACAGATTTAATCGAAGGAATGGCAGAGCATGCTGGAATTTCAAAAGCAGCAGCTAAAAAAGCATTAGAATCTTTCTTAGGAAATGTAGAAGGTTCTCTTAAAAAAGGAGATAGAGTATCCTTAGTAGGATTCGGATCTTTCTCAGTTTCTAAAAGAGCTGCTCGTGAAGGTAGAAACCCACAAACTGGTAAGACTATCAAAATTGCTGCAAAAAAAGTTGTAAAATTCAAAGCAGGTAGCGATTTACAAAAAGCTGTAAACTAA
- a CDS encoding YqgE/AlgH family protein — protein MKNVAPEKGSLLVSEPSIIGDDSFSRSVVLLTEFNKEGAVGFILNKPLDCTLDQLIPEITLQLEVYQGGPVETDNLYFLHNIPDLIPDSHLIEDGIYWGGDFHAVSDLLRKGKITGEEIKFFLGYSGWERHQLENELESNSWVVVENTDSKNLLSNNMHDIWKKKMKYLGGDYELWSNAPENPSYN, from the coding sequence ATGAAAAATGTAGCGCCAGAAAAAGGAAGTCTTTTAGTTTCCGAACCTTCCATAATAGGAGACGATTCCTTCTCACGCTCTGTGGTTTTACTTACTGAATTTAATAAAGAAGGTGCTGTAGGTTTCATTCTCAACAAACCCCTAGACTGTACATTAGATCAATTGATACCTGAAATCACTTTACAATTAGAGGTGTACCAAGGCGGTCCAGTAGAAACAGATAACCTTTATTTTCTTCACAATATACCAGATCTTATTCCAGACTCCCACTTAATTGAAGATGGTATTTATTGGGGTGGAGACTTTCATGCAGTAAGTGATTTACTTCGTAAAGGAAAAATTACCGGAGAAGAAATCAAATTCTTTTTAGGGTACTCTGGATGGGAACGCCATCAACTAGAGAATGAGTTAGAATCTAATTCTTGGGTAGTCGTGGAAAACACGGATAGTAAAAACCTTCTATCAAATAATATGCATGATATTTGGAAAAAGAAAATGAAATATTTAGGTGGTGACTACGAGTTATGGTCTAATGCTCCAGAGAACCCTTCTTATAACTAA